A section of the Candidatus Desulfarcum epimagneticum genome encodes:
- a CDS encoding conserved hypothetical protein (Evidence 4 : Unknown function but conserved in other organisms), whose product MRHTPESVLEELKNLAEDDYKAFSRKIIPTRRRILGVRLPALRKIARRIAEENDMGFVRSDKPDIHEMIMLEGMVLAFLDEPFKNLLPFTETFLKKTDNWAQIDSTVCRFKHMADEKEDVLEAVRRWLTSDMEFVVRAGFVILLTHYVREQNLGMIFDLSQSVSHTGYYARMANAWLISVCMAKYPLETIVFLQGNALDDETHNKAIQKSRESRRVSKDHKALIKGLKRPRERRVSSSDWSFSERGGF is encoded by the coding sequence CGGTTCTGGAAGAGCTGAAAAATCTGGCCGAGGACGATTACAAGGCGTTCAGCCGAAAAATCATCCCCACCCGGCGGCGCATTCTGGGCGTCCGCCTGCCGGCTTTAAGGAAAATAGCCCGGCGGATCGCAGAAGAGAACGACATGGGATTTGTCCGCTCAGACAAGCCGGACATCCATGAGATGATTATGCTGGAGGGGATGGTTCTGGCCTTTCTGGATGAGCCGTTTAAAAACCTTTTGCCCTTCACTGAGACGTTTTTAAAAAAGACGGACAACTGGGCGCAGATTGACTCCACCGTGTGCCGGTTTAAACACATGGCCGATGAAAAAGAAGATGTTCTGGAGGCGGTCAGGAGATGGCTGACGTCGGACATGGAGTTTGTGGTCCGGGCGGGGTTTGTCATTTTGCTGACGCATTATGTGAGGGAGCAAAACCTGGGGATGATATTCGATTTGTCCCAAAGCGTCTCGCATACCGGATACTACGCCCGGATGGCGAACGCCTGGCTGATCTCCGTGTGCATGGCCAAATATCCTTTGGAAACCATCGTTTTTCTTCAAGGCAACGCCCTGGACGACGAAACCCACAACAAAGCCATCCAGAAATCCCGGGAAAGCCGCCGGGTCTCAAAGGATCATAAGGCTTTGATCAAAGGCTTGAAAAGGCCCCGGGAACGGCGCGTTTCCAGCTCCGACTGGTCTTTTTCGGAAAGGGGAGGGTTTTAA
- a CDS encoding Aspartate/methionine/tyrosine aminotransferase: MKLHPFRLERYFARHEFSAPYLLCASDCESMEIGDLLALEPDAHDRFMSLSMGYTDSRGDPGLRHGIAGLYEDMGADRILAHSGAEEAIFNFMNVALEPGDHIIVHAPFYQSLGEVARGVGAGVSEWRGDPNRGWEPDIEVLKRSLTPRTRVVVVNFPHNPTGFLPSPAFARELSALSDAHGFVIFSDEVYRGLELDPSRRLPAFADLNPRAVSLGVMSKTYGLAGLRIGWVATRNDALFRELAAFKDYTTICASAPGEFLATLALRHGEAIAARNLHIIRENLDRLDLFFDSHADLFRWRRPEAGSIAFPTLLKGDADEFCADLLEKAGVLLLPGSLYGPGLNSFRIGFGRKNLPGALDRFEDYLQATQKGS, encoded by the coding sequence ATGAAGCTGCATCCTTTTCGGCTGGAACGATATTTTGCCCGGCATGAGTTCTCGGCCCCTTATCTTCTGTGCGCGTCGGACTGCGAGAGCATGGAGATTGGAGACCTGCTGGCGCTGGAGCCCGACGCCCATGACCGTTTCATGTCTCTTTCAATGGGCTACACCGACTCGCGGGGCGACCCCGGGCTTCGCCACGGAATCGCCGGGCTGTACGAAGACATGGGGGCGGACCGGATCCTGGCTCACTCCGGGGCCGAGGAGGCGATTTTTAATTTCATGAACGTGGCGCTGGAGCCCGGGGACCACATCATCGTTCACGCGCCCTTTTACCAGTCCCTCGGGGAGGTGGCCCGGGGCGTGGGCGCCGGGGTTTCGGAATGGCGGGGGGATCCGAATCGCGGATGGGAGCCGGATATTGAGGTTTTAAAACGCTCGCTGACCCCCCGGACCCGGGTGGTGGTGGTGAATTTTCCGCATAACCCGACGGGATTTCTGCCTTCTCCGGCGTTTGCCCGGGAGCTGTCGGCGCTGTCCGACGCGCATGGCTTTGTGATTTTTTCAGATGAGGTGTACCGGGGCCTGGAGCTGGACCCTTCCCGCCGCCTGCCCGCCTTTGCCGATCTCAACCCCCGCGCCGTGTCGCTGGGCGTGATGTCCAAAACGTACGGACTCGCCGGACTGCGGATCGGGTGGGTCGCCACCCGAAACGACGCGCTTTTTCGGGAGCTTGCGGCGTTTAAAGACTACACCACCATCTGCGCCTCCGCCCCCGGGGAGTTTCTGGCGACCCTGGCGCTGCGTCATGGCGAGGCCATCGCGGCGCGCAACCTCCATATCATTCGAGAAAACCTGGACCGGCTGGACCTTTTTTTTGATTCCCACGCCGACCTGTTCCGCTGGCGGCGCCCCGAGGCGGGCTCCATCGCTTTCCCAACGCTTTTGAAGGGCGATGCGGACGAGTTCTGCGCCGATCTCCTGGAAAAGGCGGGCGTTTTGCTTCTCCCCGGAAGCCTTTATGGGCCGGGGCTCAATTCCTTTCGCATCGGCTTTGGCCGGAAAAATCTCCCCGGGGCCCTGGACCGGTTTGAGGACTATCTTCAGGCGACTCAAAAAGGCTCCTGA